One segment of Desulfosudis oleivorans Hxd3 DNA contains the following:
- a CDS encoding TolC family outer membrane protein: MEKAVSARRCVRRKIVSGITTGALTVALLCLAGVPSVLYAADLMTVFNQALENDPRFVGMRHERDAEQERLRQAWAGVLPSLSAEGVHKETAQDIVSSDNTVFGSGSSDFPTTEYTLSLTQPLFNLSSFINIRRASALVRGADLELEAARQELAVRVAQAYFHALAARDRLTATAAEEAAVGGHYELVNERFNRGLSTRTEYYDAKARLADIMARRLTAESDLDDAYQALAEITGSPVEDLSLLHEELPLVSPDPVDADAWIEAAVRQNPSLEAVRQSVASARQEVRRQRAGHYPNVNLEASHNWRETDGTLFGGGSEVETSEILFRLNVPLYQGGMVNSRTREAICRMNALLQEESRQTRALQRETRAAFYGVDNAIERVRSLRDAVEAQQLALEGKKEGHRSGLFTVLAVLDAERDLSLARQNYAMARYDYIINSLVLKKTVGTLDDANIAGVNGWLRNVSE, encoded by the coding sequence ATGGAAAAAGCCGTAAGTGCCAGACGCTGTGTTCGAAGAAAGATTGTCTCTGGAATCACAACAGGTGCATTGACTGTGGCGTTGTTGTGTTTAGCCGGAGTGCCGTCCGTTCTGTATGCCGCCGATCTTATGACGGTGTTCAACCAGGCATTGGAGAACGACCCCCGTTTCGTGGGTATGCGCCACGAAAGAGACGCGGAGCAGGAGCGGCTGCGCCAGGCGTGGGCCGGGGTCCTGCCCTCCCTGTCCGCGGAAGGGGTCCACAAGGAAACCGCCCAGGACATCGTCAGTTCCGATAATACGGTTTTTGGATCCGGCAGTTCTGATTTTCCCACCACTGAATATACCCTTTCCCTTACGCAGCCCCTGTTTAACCTTTCCTCCTTTATCAACATTCGTCGCGCCAGCGCCCTTGTCAGGGGTGCCGACCTGGAACTGGAGGCGGCCCGCCAGGAGCTGGCCGTGCGTGTGGCCCAAGCCTATTTCCATGCGCTGGCGGCCCGGGACCGGCTGACGGCCACGGCGGCCGAGGAGGCCGCGGTGGGCGGTCATTACGAACTGGTGAACGAACGGTTCAACCGGGGGCTCTCCACTCGAACGGAATATTATGACGCAAAGGCCCGGCTGGCCGATATAATGGCCAGGCGCCTGACAGCGGAAAGCGACCTGGATGATGCTTACCAGGCCCTTGCCGAAATTACCGGTTCTCCGGTGGAGGATCTTTCTCTGCTGCACGAGGAACTACCCCTGGTCTCGCCCGATCCCGTTGATGCCGACGCATGGATTGAGGCGGCGGTCAGGCAGAATCCGTCACTGGAGGCCGTGCGTCAGTCCGTGGCATCGGCCCGGCAGGAGGTCCGGCGCCAGCGGGCCGGCCACTACCCGAACGTGAACCTGGAAGCCAGCCACAACTGGCGTGAAACCGACGGTACCCTTTTCGGCGGCGGCAGCGAGGTGGAAACGTCCGAAATTCTGTTCCGGCTGAACGTGCCCCTCTACCAGGGCGGCATGGTGAACTCCCGCACCCGGGAGGCGATTTGTCGCATGAACGCCTTACTTCAGGAGGAATCGCGGCAGACCCGTGCCCTTCAACGTGAAACCCGGGCCGCCTTTTACGGCGTGGACAACGCCATTGAACGGGTCCGGTCCCTGAGAGATGCGGTAGAGGCCCAGCAACTGGCCCTGGAGGGAAAAAAGGAGGGGCACCGGTCCGGACTCTTTACGGTTCTGGCGGTTCTGGACGCGGAGCGGGATCTGTCGCTGGCCCGCCAGAACTATGCCATGGCCAGATACGACTACATCATCAACAGCCTGGTGCTCAAAAAAACCGTGGGTACGCTGGATGATGCCAATATTGCCGGCGTTAACGGCTGGCTGAGGAATGTTTCCGAGTAA
- a CDS encoding efflux RND transporter permease subunit encodes MNNDAHGYAFKTGRVDLLNRWFERIGGGAYHYRWAVLLLCAVLLCCGAWAASLVRFDNSFKSYFDQNDPAYKAFLEFREVFGSDEISYILYQAPDAAHGIWNMEVMQKIRDLTRRLKQEVPFVKEVTSLANAEFVEGVEGDLLVHDVLEDFPETQAALLAIRQKILNKPIYINGLVSRDGTYGAILVEMEKASVDALEEIRFDPGKGDALENLYPQVTYDRIETILAMPEYEGIRFYHTGDVPLNAAYNRISQQESTRLAIISFAVIGGVLLFFFRSVRGVAGPLVVVLCAMLASVGFMAVFSWDMDLMFIMLPALLVAVGVADAVHVLSEFNIYYQKYGDRKAAVKKALFLVGVPCLFTSLTTMAGFASMSISPIKAIKHFAIYSAVGVGAAFLLSVTMLVVFLSFGRRRKEPGRQDRQNRVSHLAAAFLGGLARCNVRYKTTILAGFAVIFVLSLAGMTRLQVDSNFISEFSKRAPIRQVTEHVDSVMGGSTSFSYVFDSGTPDGVTDPAFLKRIEALQRAAEKKPVVMKAYSVVDMIKDINREFHNGDPSYYRIPDTQEEAAQLLLVYEMSGGEELDDYLSGDFQKARLELRCQAVATSQYKSMVDELGTFLVSSGAEKEDLPVLAGMGTLWLTLLDYITKSQIIGFLVAFSVIAGMMCVVLGSVRVGLLSMVPNLTPVVITLGLMGWAGIPLDYVKLLIASIAIGIAVDDTVHMVIRYRHEFARHRNYQEALLAAMLGVGRALLVTSVVLVAGFLVFTGSIMQTLSDFGILVACTIAVALLADFLLLPSLVLTLKPFGEENTV; translated from the coding sequence ATGAACAACGATGCTCATGGATACGCCTTTAAAACAGGAAGGGTTGATCTTCTGAACCGGTGGTTTGAACGTATCGGCGGCGGGGCGTATCATTACCGGTGGGCCGTTCTTTTGTTGTGCGCCGTGCTCCTCTGTTGCGGGGCCTGGGCCGCTTCCCTCGTCCGGTTTGACAACAGCTTTAAATCCTATTTTGACCAGAACGATCCGGCCTACAAGGCCTTTTTGGAGTTCCGGGAGGTGTTCGGATCGGATGAAATCTCTTATATTCTCTACCAGGCCCCGGATGCCGCCCATGGCATATGGAACATGGAGGTAATGCAAAAGATAAGGGACCTCACCCGGCGGCTGAAACAGGAAGTGCCGTTTGTAAAGGAGGTCACCTCCCTTGCCAATGCCGAATTTGTTGAAGGGGTTGAAGGGGATCTGCTGGTGCATGATGTGCTGGAAGATTTTCCTGAAACCCAGGCGGCCCTTCTGGCCATTCGGCAGAAGATTTTAAACAAGCCGATATATATCAACGGCCTTGTCAGCCGGGACGGTACATACGGCGCGATTCTGGTGGAAATGGAAAAGGCCAGTGTCGACGCCCTGGAGGAGATACGGTTCGATCCCGGCAAGGGGGACGCCCTTGAGAATCTTTATCCCCAGGTCACTTATGACCGGATTGAAACGATTCTGGCCATGCCGGAATATGAGGGCATCCGGTTTTACCATACCGGTGATGTGCCTCTTAATGCCGCTTATAACCGGATCTCCCAGCAGGAAAGCACCCGGCTGGCCATCATTTCGTTTGCCGTGATCGGAGGGGTGCTGCTCTTTTTTTTCAGAAGCGTCCGGGGGGTTGCGGGCCCGCTGGTGGTGGTGCTGTGCGCCATGCTGGCAAGCGTGGGGTTCATGGCGGTTTTTTCATGGGACATGGACCTGATGTTTATCATGCTGCCGGCCCTGCTGGTGGCTGTTGGCGTGGCCGATGCCGTTCACGTCCTTTCCGAATTCAATATTTACTACCAAAAATACGGCGACAGAAAGGCGGCGGTCAAAAAGGCCCTCTTTCTTGTGGGCGTGCCGTGCCTGTTTACCAGCCTGACAACCATGGCCGGTTTTGCCTCCATGAGCATCTCTCCCATCAAGGCCATCAAACATTTTGCCATTTACAGTGCCGTGGGCGTGGGGGCCGCGTTTCTGCTCAGTGTAACGATGCTGGTGGTGTTCCTTTCCTTTGGCAGAAGAAGGAAAGAACCAGGCCGGCAGGACAGGCAGAACCGGGTATCCCATCTCGCGGCCGCTTTTCTGGGGGGGCTGGCCCGGTGTAATGTGCGATATAAGACAACGATCCTCGCCGGTTTTGCCGTCATCTTTGTACTTTCTCTGGCCGGCATGACACGCCTGCAGGTGGACTCCAACTTTATTTCCGAGTTTTCAAAAAGAGCCCCGATCCGGCAGGTCACCGAGCATGTGGACAGCGTCATGGGCGGATCCACCAGTTTCAGCTACGTGTTTGATTCCGGAACTCCGGACGGTGTGACGGATCCGGCGTTTTTGAAACGGATTGAAGCACTGCAACGGGCGGCAGAGAAAAAGCCGGTTGTCATGAAAGCCTACTCCGTGGTGGATATGATCAAGGATATCAACAGGGAGTTTCACAACGGCGATCCGTCATACTACCGGATTCCGGATACACAGGAGGAGGCTGCCCAGCTGCTGCTGGTCTATGAAATGTCCGGTGGCGAGGAACTGGACGATTACCTTTCCGGTGATTTTCAAAAGGCCCGCCTGGAGCTGCGATGCCAGGCCGTGGCCACCAGTCAATACAAAAGCATGGTGGATGAACTGGGCACGTTTCTGGTGTCGTCCGGCGCGGAAAAAGAGGACCTGCCGGTGCTGGCCGGCATGGGCACCCTGTGGCTGACGCTGCTGGACTATATTACCAAAAGCCAGATTATCGGCTTTCTGGTGGCCTTTTCCGTGATCGCCGGAATGATGTGCGTGGTGCTCGGTTCGGTTCGTGTGGGCCTGTTGTCGATGGTCCCCAATCTTACGCCGGTTGTCATTACCCTCGGCCTTATGGGGTGGGCCGGTATTCCCCTGGATTATGTGAAACTGCTGATCGCCAGCATTGCCATTGGTATCGCCGTGGATGACACGGTTCACATGGTCATCCGCTATCGTCATGAGTTCGCGCGGCACCGCAACTATCAGGAGGCCCTTCTGGCCGCCATGCTGGGGGTGGGCCGGGCCCTTCTTGTTACATCGGTGGTTCTTGTGGCCGGTTTTCTGGTGTTTACCGGTTCCATCATGCAGACCCTTTCCGACTTCGGCATCCTTGTGGCCTGCACCATTGCCGTGGCCCTGCTGGCCGATTTTTTACTTCTGCCGTCGCTGGTACTGACGTTAAAGCCCTTTGGCGAGGAAAACACAGTCTGA